Proteins encoded by one window of Streptomyces sp. NBC_01477:
- the nuoL gene encoding NADH-quinone oxidoreductase subunit L, which translates to METLIGLLVAAPLLGAGVLLTGGKRLDRVGHWIGTLLALLSFVFGAILFTDMLGKDADARTLTSHLFTWVPVDGFQADVGFQLDQLSMTFVLLITGVGTLIHIYSIGYMAHDERRRRFFGYLNLFLAAMLLLVVADNYFLLYAGWEGVGLASYLLIGFWQHKPSAATAAKKAFIVNRVGDIGLSVAIMLMFTTFGSFAFADVLPQAQHASASQHATITGIGFMLLLAACGKSAQVPLQSWLGDAMEGPTPVSALIHAATMVTAGVYLITRSGAIFNAAPDAQTAVVTVGAVTLLFGAIVGCAKDDIKKALAGSTMSQIGYMIMAAGLGPIGYVFAIMHLVTHGFFKAGLFLGAGSVMHGMNDEVDMRRYGGLRKYMPVTFVTFGLGYLAIIGFPGLSGFFSKDKIIEAAFAKGGTEGWILGGAGLLGAAITAFYMTRVMLMTFFGEKRWQPDAEGHEPHPHESPASMTIPMIILAVGSVFAGAFFSLNSRFVHWLEPVTGHSEGDSPVSAGTVTAATMVVLVIGVGIAWLLYGRRAVPSVAPRGSLLTRAARRDLLQDDFNHVVLVRGGEHLTRSLVYLDHSLVDGVVNGTAASVGGLSGRLRKLQNGYVRSYAVSMLGGTAVLVAATLLMRAV; encoded by the coding sequence GTGGAAACCCTGATCGGACTGCTCGTCGCGGCGCCGCTCCTCGGCGCGGGCGTCCTGCTGACCGGCGGCAAGCGGCTCGACCGCGTCGGCCACTGGATCGGCACGCTGCTGGCGCTGCTGTCCTTCGTGTTCGGCGCGATCCTGTTCACCGACATGCTGGGCAAGGACGCCGACGCGCGGACCCTGACCTCGCACCTGTTCACCTGGGTCCCCGTCGACGGCTTCCAGGCCGACGTCGGCTTCCAGCTCGACCAGCTGTCGATGACGTTCGTCCTGCTGATCACCGGTGTGGGCACGCTGATCCACATCTACTCGATCGGCTACATGGCGCACGACGAGCGCCGCCGCCGCTTCTTCGGCTACCTCAACCTCTTCCTCGCGGCGATGCTGCTGCTGGTCGTGGCCGACAACTACTTCCTGCTGTACGCCGGCTGGGAGGGTGTCGGCCTCGCCTCGTACCTGCTGATCGGCTTCTGGCAGCACAAGCCGAGCGCGGCGACCGCGGCGAAGAAGGCCTTCATCGTCAACCGGGTCGGCGACATCGGCCTGTCGGTGGCGATCATGCTGATGTTCACCACCTTCGGCTCGTTCGCCTTCGCCGACGTCCTGCCGCAGGCGCAGCACGCGTCCGCCTCGCAGCACGCGACCATCACCGGTATCGGCTTCATGCTGCTGCTCGCCGCGTGCGGCAAGTCGGCGCAGGTGCCGCTCCAGTCCTGGCTCGGCGACGCGATGGAGGGCCCGACCCCGGTCTCGGCCCTCATCCACGCGGCGACCATGGTGACCGCGGGCGTCTACCTCATCACCCGCTCGGGGGCGATCTTCAACGCGGCGCCCGACGCGCAGACCGCGGTGGTCACCGTAGGCGCGGTCACGCTGCTGTTCGGTGCGATCGTCGGTTGCGCGAAGGACGACATCAAGAAGGCGCTGGCCGGCTCGACGATGTCGCAGATCGGCTACATGATCATGGCGGCCGGGCTCGGCCCGATCGGCTACGTCTTCGCGATCATGCACCTGGTCACCCACGGCTTCTTCAAGGCCGGCCTCTTCCTCGGCGCCGGCTCGGTCATGCACGGCATGAACGACGAGGTGGACATGCGCCGCTACGGCGGCCTGCGCAAGTACATGCCCGTCACCTTCGTCACCTTCGGCCTGGGCTATCTGGCGATCATCGGCTTCCCCGGCCTCTCCGGCTTCTTCTCCAAGGACAAGATCATCGAGGCCGCCTTCGCCAAGGGCGGCACCGAGGGCTGGATCCTGGGCGGCGCGGGCCTGCTGGGCGCGGCGATCACCGCGTTCTACATGACCCGCGTGATGCTGATGACCTTCTTCGGCGAGAAGCGCTGGCAGCCGGACGCCGAGGGCCACGAGCCGCACCCGCACGAGTCGCCCGCCTCGATGACCATCCCGATGATCATCCTGGCCGTCGGCTCGGTCTTCGCCGGCGCGTTCTTCAGCCTCAACTCGCGCTTCGTGCACTGGCTGGAGCCGGTCACCGGGCACTCCGAGGGCGACTCCCCGGTGAGCGCGGGCACGGTCACCGCCGCCACCATGGTGGTGCTGGTCATCGGCGTCGGCATCGCCTGGCTGCTCTACGGGCGCCGGGCCGTCCCCTCGGTCGCGCCGCGCGGCTCGCTGCTGACCCGGGCGGCCCGCCGCGACCTGCTCCAGGACGACTTCAACCATGTCGTCCTGGTCCGCGGCGGTGAGCACCTCACCCGCTCGCTCGTCTACCTCGACCACTCCCTGGTCGACGGCGTCGTCAACGGCACCGCCGCCTCGGTCGGCGGCCTGTCCGGCCGGCTCCGCAAGCTGCAGAACGGCTACGTGCGCTCGTACGCCGTCTCGATGCTCGGCGGCACCGCGGTGCTGGTCGCCGCGACTCTTCTCATGAGGGCGGTCTGA
- a CDS encoding NADH-quinone oxidoreductase subunit M, which yields MSFPLLTVTAAVPAVGAVVTAAVPAARRTTAKYTALLFSLATLVFAAIALVRFDPDGDRYQLTESHAWIKNFGLRYDLGVDGIAVVMVALTALLIPFVMLAGWHDADPLEDVNPNRRWRPTQGFFALILLVEGMVVLSFEATDVFLFYIFFEAMLIPVYFLIGGFGDRAHAAGEEEAARQRSYAAVKFLLYNLAGGLIMLAAVIGLYTVTAHQLGTGTFSLQEILSARASGKLHIETSTERWLFLGFFFAFAVKAPLWPLHTWLPNAMGESTAPVAVLITAVVDKVGTFAMLRFCLQLFPEASKWATPVILVLAVISIIYGALLAVGQRDIKRLIAYASVSHFGFIILGIFAMTSQGQSGATLYMVNHGISTAALLLVAGFLITRRGSRLIADFGGVQKVAPILAGTFLIGGLATLSLPGLAPFVSEFLVLVGTFSRYPVLGIIATLGIVLAALYVLVLYQRTMTGPVKAGIEGMSDLKARELVVVTPLIALLLFLGVYPKPVTDIVNPSVHHTLSDVHKTDPKPALEAKK from the coding sequence ATGTCCTTTCCCCTCCTCACCGTCACCGCCGCGGTGCCCGCCGTGGGCGCGGTCGTCACCGCCGCGGTCCCCGCGGCGCGGCGGACCACCGCCAAATACACCGCGCTGCTCTTCTCGCTCGCGACGCTGGTGTTCGCGGCGATCGCCCTGGTCAGGTTCGACCCGGACGGCGACCGCTACCAGCTGACCGAGTCGCACGCCTGGATCAAGAACTTCGGCCTGCGCTACGACCTCGGCGTGGACGGCATCGCGGTCGTCATGGTGGCGCTGACCGCGCTGCTGATCCCGTTCGTGATGCTGGCCGGCTGGCACGACGCCGACCCGCTCGAAGATGTGAACCCCAACCGCCGCTGGCGGCCGACGCAGGGCTTCTTCGCGCTGATCCTGCTGGTCGAGGGGATGGTGGTGCTGTCCTTCGAGGCCACCGACGTCTTCCTCTTCTACATCTTCTTCGAAGCCATGCTCATCCCGGTGTACTTCCTCATCGGCGGCTTCGGCGACCGCGCGCACGCGGCGGGCGAGGAGGAGGCGGCCCGGCAGCGCTCGTACGCGGCGGTCAAGTTCCTGCTCTACAACCTGGCCGGCGGTCTGATCATGCTGGCCGCGGTCATCGGCCTCTACACCGTGACCGCGCACCAGCTGGGCACCGGCACCTTCTCGCTCCAGGAGATCCTGTCGGCCCGCGCCAGCGGCAAGCTGCACATCGAGACGTCGACCGAGCGCTGGCTCTTCCTCGGCTTCTTCTTCGCCTTCGCGGTGAAGGCGCCGCTGTGGCCGCTGCACACCTGGCTGCCGAACGCGATGGGCGAGTCGACGGCCCCGGTCGCCGTACTGATCACCGCGGTCGTCGACAAGGTCGGCACCTTCGCGATGCTGCGCTTCTGCCTCCAGCTCTTCCCCGAGGCGTCCAAGTGGGCGACCCCGGTGATCCTGGTGCTCGCGGTGATCAGCATCATCTACGGCGCCCTGCTCGCGGTCGGCCAGCGGGACATCAAGCGGCTGATCGCCTACGCGTCCGTATCGCACTTCGGCTTCATCATCCTGGGCATCTTCGCGATGACCAGCCAGGGCCAGTCCGGCGCGACGCTCTACATGGTCAACCACGGCATCTCGACCGCGGCCCTGCTGCTGGTGGCCGGCTTCCTGATCACCCGGCGCGGCTCGCGGCTCATCGCGGACTTCGGCGGGGTGCAGAAGGTCGCGCCCATCCTGGCCGGCACCTTCCTGATCGGCGGCCTGGCCACCCTGTCACTGCCGGGCCTCGCGCCCTTCGTCAGTGAATTCCTGGTGCTGGTCGGCACGTTCAGCCGCTACCCGGTGCTCGGCATCATCGCCACGCTGGGCATCGTGCTGGCCGCGCTGTACGTCCTGGTGCTCTACCAGCGCACGATGACCGGACCGGTCAAGGCCGGCATCGAGGGCATGTCCGACCTCAAGGCCAGGGAACTGGTGGTGGTCACCCCGCTGATCGCCCTGCTGCTCTTCCTGGGCGTCTACCCCAAGCCGGTCACCGACATCGTCAACCCGTCGGTGCACCACACGCTCTCCGACGTGCACAAGACCGACCCCAAGCCCGCGCTGGAGGCGAAGAAGTGA
- the nuoK gene encoding NADH-quinone oxidoreductase subunit NuoK yields MNPANYLYLSALLFTIGAAGVLIRRNAIVVFMCVELMLNACNLAFVTFSRLHGNLDGQVIAFFTMVVAAAEVVVGLAIIVSIFRSRHSASVDDANLMKL; encoded by the coding sequence CCAACTACCTGTACCTGTCGGCGCTGCTGTTCACCATCGGTGCCGCCGGTGTGCTGATCCGGCGCAACGCGATCGTCGTCTTCATGTGCGTCGAGCTGATGCTGAACGCCTGCAACCTGGCGTTCGTCACCTTCTCCCGGCTGCACGGCAACCTCGACGGGCAGGTCATCGCGTTCTTCACGATGGTCGTGGCCGCCGCCGAGGTCGTGGTCGGGCTCGCGATCATCGTGTCGATCTTCCGTTCCCGCCACTCGGCCTCGGTCGACGACGCCAATCTCATGAAGCTGTAG
- the egtD gene encoding L-histidine N(alpha)-methyltransferase: MPESRFTLDDRLPAGYFTDSLHSDVRKGLTDPPRSLPPKWFYDKRGSDLFEEITRLPEYYPTRAEQEILTRRAPEIAAVTRPSTLIELGSGSSRKTRTLLDALTAGGSLVRYAPLDVSAAALAEAGEAICRDYPGLTVSATVADFEGGLPLSDEPGPRLLAFLGSTIGNFDAAQRRAFYRTLALSLSSDDVLLLGADLVKDPDVLVRAYDDSRGVTADFNKNVLHVLNRELGADFDPGAFDHVALWNADEERVEMRLRSRTAQTVKIPDLDLSLDLAAGEDLRTELSCKFRRESLTAELHEGGFTVRQWWTDQDDRFALLLVVPN, from the coding sequence ATGCCCGAGAGCCGCTTCACCCTCGACGACCGGCTGCCCGCCGGCTACTTCACCGACTCGCTGCACTCCGACGTCCGCAAGGGCCTGACCGACCCGCCCCGCTCCCTGCCGCCGAAGTGGTTCTACGACAAGCGCGGCAGCGACCTCTTCGAGGAGATCACCCGGCTGCCCGAGTATTACCCGACCCGCGCCGAGCAGGAGATCCTGACCCGCCGCGCGCCCGAGATCGCCGCCGTGACCCGGCCGAGCACCCTGATCGAGCTGGGCTCCGGCTCGTCCCGCAAGACCCGCACCCTGCTGGACGCGCTCACCGCGGGCGGCAGCCTCGTCCGCTACGCGCCGCTGGACGTGAGCGCCGCCGCGCTGGCGGAGGCGGGCGAGGCGATCTGCCGCGACTACCCGGGGCTCACCGTCTCCGCGACGGTCGCCGACTTCGAGGGCGGCCTGCCGCTGTCCGACGAGCCCGGACCGCGGCTGCTGGCCTTCCTGGGCAGCACCATCGGCAACTTCGACGCGGCCCAGCGCCGCGCCTTCTACCGCACCCTCGCGCTCTCGCTCAGCAGCGACGACGTGCTGCTGCTCGGCGCCGACCTGGTCAAGGACCCGGACGTCCTGGTCCGCGCCTACGACGACTCGCGGGGCGTCACCGCCGACTTCAACAAGAACGTCCTGCACGTGCTCAACCGCGAACTCGGCGCCGACTTCGACCCCGGCGCCTTCGACCACGTCGCGCTGTGGAACGCCGACGAAGAACGCGTCGAGATGCGGCTGCGCTCCCGCACCGCCCAGACCGTCAAGATCCCCGACCTCGACCTGAGCCTCGACCTCGCAGCCGGCGAGGACCTGCGTACCGAACTGTCCTGCAAATTCCGCCGCGAGTCCCTGACGGCCGAGCTGCACGAGGGCGGCTTCACCGTCCGCCAGTGGTGGACCGACCAGGACGACCGCTTCGCGCTGCTGCTGGTGGTGCCGAACTAG
- the nuoN gene encoding NADH-quinone oxidoreductase subunit NuoN produces the protein MSASVPGQAVHSLWTVAAPTDRIPTPHIEYAQLSPVLIVFGVAALGVLVEAFLPRRSRYTAQVALAAVGLAAAFAAVVALADKGYGTTKAHIAAMGAVAVDGPALFLQGTILLVGFVAVFTFAERRLDPRAHGSQVDSFAAQGSAVPGSDQEKAAVRAGFTSTEVFPLLMFAVGGMLIFPAANDLLTLFVALEVFSLPLYILCALARRNRLMSQEAAVKYFLLGAFSSAFLLFGIALLYGYAGTVSYSGISAVIDGSAPLTPALADTTGNDALLLIGLAMVAMGLLFKVGAVPFHMWTPDVYQGAPTPVTGFMASATKVAAFGALLRLLYVVLPGMRWDWRPVMWGVAIITMLAGAIIAVTQTDVKRLLAYSSIAHAGFILAGVIATTPDGISSVLFYLAAYSFVTLGAFAVVTLVRDAGGEATHLSRWAGLGRRSPLVAAVFAVFLLAFAGIPLTSGFAGKFAVFKAASEGGAMPLVIVGVISSAVAAFFYIRVIVLMFFSEPRPDGPTVAVPSAMTSTAIAVGVAVTLVLGLAPQYFLDLADKAGVFVR, from the coding sequence GTGAGCGCATCAGTCCCGGGGCAGGCCGTCCACAGCCTGTGGACGGTGGCGGCACCCACCGACAGGATCCCCACCCCGCACATCGAGTACGCCCAGCTCTCGCCGGTCCTGATCGTCTTCGGGGTCGCCGCACTCGGCGTCCTGGTCGAGGCGTTCCTGCCCCGCAGGTCCCGCTACACCGCCCAGGTCGCCCTGGCCGCGGTCGGCCTCGCGGCGGCCTTCGCCGCGGTCGTGGCGCTCGCCGACAAGGGCTACGGCACCACCAAGGCGCACATCGCGGCCATGGGGGCGGTGGCCGTGGACGGCCCCGCGCTCTTCCTCCAGGGCACCATCCTGCTGGTCGGCTTCGTGGCGGTCTTCACCTTCGCCGAGCGCCGGCTCGACCCGCGGGCGCACGGCTCCCAGGTCGACTCCTTCGCCGCGCAGGGCTCCGCCGTCCCCGGCAGCGACCAGGAGAAGGCGGCGGTACGGGCCGGTTTCACCAGCACCGAGGTCTTCCCGCTGCTGATGTTCGCGGTCGGCGGCATGCTGATCTTCCCGGCCGCCAACGACCTGCTGACGCTCTTCGTCGCCCTTGAGGTCTTCTCGCTGCCGCTGTACATCCTGTGCGCGCTGGCCCGCCGCAACCGCCTGATGTCCCAGGAAGCCGCCGTCAAGTACTTCCTGCTCGGCGCCTTCTCCTCGGCCTTCCTGCTGTTCGGCATCGCCCTGCTCTACGGCTACGCGGGCACCGTCTCGTACTCCGGCATCTCGGCGGTCATCGACGGCTCCGCCCCGCTGACGCCGGCGCTCGCCGACACCACGGGCAACGACGCGCTGCTGCTGATCGGCCTGGCGATGGTCGCGATGGGCCTGCTGTTCAAGGTCGGCGCGGTGCCCTTCCACATGTGGACGCCAGACGTCTACCAGGGCGCTCCGACCCCGGTCACCGGCTTCATGGCCTCCGCTACGAAGGTCGCCGCCTTCGGCGCCCTGCTGCGGCTGCTCTACGTCGTCCTGCCCGGGATGCGCTGGGACTGGCGGCCCGTCATGTGGGGCGTGGCGATCATCACCATGTTGGCCGGCGCGATCATCGCGGTCACCCAGACCGACGTCAAGCGGCTGCTGGCGTACTCGTCCATCGCGCACGCCGGCTTCATCCTCGCCGGTGTCATCGCCACGACCCCCGACGGGATCTCGTCGGTGCTCTTCTACCTGGCGGCCTACTCCTTCGTGACGCTCGGCGCCTTCGCCGTCGTCACGCTGGTGCGCGACGCGGGCGGCGAGGCCACCCACCTGTCCCGCTGGGCCGGGCTCGGCCGCCGGTCGCCGCTGGTCGCGGCGGTCTTCGCGGTCTTCCTGCTGGCCTTCGCCGGCATCCCGCTGACGTCAGGGTTCGCCGGGAAGTTCGCGGTCTTCAAGGCCGCGTCGGAGGGCGGGGCGATGCCGCTGGTCATCGTGGGTGTGATCTCCTCGGCGGTCGCCGCGTTCTTCTACATCCGGGTGATCGTGCTGATGTTCTTCAGCGAGCCGAGGCCGGACGGTCCCACGGTGGCGGTGCCGTCCGCGATGACCTCCACGGCGATCGCCGTGGGCGTCGCGGTGACCTTGGTGCTGGGCCTGGCCCCGCAGTATTTCCTCGACCTCGCCGACAAGGCGGGTGTCTTCGTCCGCTAG